The DNA window CCAATGAAATTCAGAACCGAAGTCAATATTCCCGCATCCGAAAAAAAGATTGAGATTGAAGATAAAGTATTTTCAATAGGATCATGTTTTGCTTCCGAAATGACGGATTTGTTACAACAGGGACAACTTCAGACTCTAAATAACCCTTTTGGAACGATTTTCAACCCTTTTTCGATCTATAATGAGGTGAAAATACTTCATGATTCGGCCTTTTATGAAGAAGAAGATTTAATTATCTATAACGAAGAATATATTTCACTGGATCACCATTCGAGTTTTGATACCCGGTATATTCATCAGACTTTAGATAAAATTAATGGAGCGATTGAAGAAGGAAATGCCTTTCTTCAGGAAGCAGACTGGATTATCGTCACCTACGGGAGCTCTTTTATTTATGAGTTTACCCCAAAGAAAAAGCTGGTCGCCAACTGCCATAAGATTCCGCAGAAGTTTTTTGAAAAAAGACTGCTTTCACATCAGGAACTTACAGAGTCCATTTATAATACTATTTTGGATCTTAAAGATATCTCTAAAGAAGGGGTGCAAATATTATTTACAGTTTCGCCGGTGCGCCATACCAAAGACGGGATGGTAGAAAATCAACTAAGTAAATCCAAATTAATAACGGCCATACACGAATCCATTTCAATGTTTGAAGATTGTCACTATCTGCCGGTCTATGAAATATTGATGGACGATCTGAGGGATTATCGTTTTTACAAAGAAGACATGATTCATCCAAGTACCCAGGCTGTCAATTATATTTTTGATAAGTTCGGAGATGCCTATTTTTCTGATGAAACCAAAGATTTTATCAAAGAAAATTTTAAAATCATTAAAGCCCTGGAGCATAAAACAAATGATAAGAAAGATCCTAAGTTTATCGAATTTAGAGAAAAGTTGGATCAGAGAATTGAAGCCCAGCGCGAAAAAGTAAAGCATAAAATATTTTAAATGATCGATTTTACTAAGATTGACTATTTGAAAAATGGTAATGAAAGACAAAAAAGAGCGTATGAAGTTCTTACAAAATATAAAGTTTTAGAAAAATTAGAACCTTATTCTCCGTTATTGGCCGGAACCATTCCAATAGAAATAGATATTGAAAGTAGTGATCTGGATATCATCTGCGAAGTAGATCTTAGATTTGAAGAAGATTTTTTAGATGATATTGCCTTCAGTAGATTAATACCATATGATCATGATACAGATGTGAAGGTGGAAAACATTATGGTAAACGGCGAGAAAAGCATTGTTTTGAACTTTTTACTGGATGAGTTTCCTGTTGAAATTTTTGGACAGAATAAACCTACAACACGGCAAAACGCATATCTTCATATGATTGCAGAGTACAAGATATTACAGGAAAAAGGAGAAGAATTTAAACAAAAAA is part of the Chryseobacterium lactis genome and encodes:
- a CDS encoding GSCFA domain-containing protein, yielding MKFRTEVNIPASEKKIEIEDKVFSIGSCFASEMTDLLQQGQLQTLNNPFGTIFNPFSIYNEVKILHDSAFYEEEDLIIYNEEYISLDHHSSFDTRYIHQTLDKINGAIEEGNAFLQEADWIIVTYGSSFIYEFTPKKKLVANCHKIPQKFFEKRLLSHQELTESIYNTILDLKDISKEGVQILFTVSPVRHTKDGMVENQLSKSKLITAIHESISMFEDCHYLPVYEILMDDLRDYRFYKEDMIHPSTQAVNYIFDKFGDAYFSDETKDFIKENFKIIKALEHKTNDKKDPKFIEFREKLDQRIEAQREKVKHKIF
- a CDS encoding DUF4269 domain-containing protein, producing MIDFTKIDYLKNGNERQKRAYEVLTKYKVLEKLEPYSPLLAGTIPIEIDIESSDLDIICEVDLRFEEDFLDDIAFSRLIPYDHDTDVKVENIMVNGEKSIVLNFLLDEFPVEIFGQNKPTTRQNAYLHMIAEYKILQEKGEEFKQKIIELKKQGIKTEPAFGMLLDLENPYEDLLKL